AGCATACTGAGCACATCGGCTTTATCTTTAACCCCAACGCTTCTTGAAGCTATTTTTCCGTCTTTAACTACCATAAGGGTCGGAATGCTGAAAACCTTAAATGCTTTTGCAAGCTCTGGATTTTCTGATACATCTATTTTAACTACTTTAATGTCTGTTTTTTCTTTTTCAATTTCTTCTATGGTTGGCGCAAACTCTTTGCATGGGCCGCACCAAGGTGCCCAGAAGTCTATCAGAACCGTCTTATCGGAACTCATAATTTCAGTTTGGAAATTTGCTATATTTACAGTTGAAGCGTTTGACATAATAATCTTCCTTTCAATCTATATTTACTATGCTGGGTAAATTTTTAAAGAGTGTATTTTCTTTGACTATGGCTGAATTATACAGTAAATAAAATATTTATTCTGTAACCATATCACATATTGAGAAGTTTTTATAAAATAAAAAAATTATAAAAGTAATGATTTTTTACATAGGGTAAATTGAACTTTGCACTTTCAGTAATGTGCGGCGGGATAAGGCTTAAAATTGAAAAATTTTAGTGAGCGCCTCTACTATCCGCATTATTTTTATTTTATGGACTTTCACGTAAAATAGTGACAAACCATAGTAAATTTAAAATGAAACAGCAACAAAGCCGTATATTCACACAAACTAAAAATACGCTTTAGAAGAAATATAATAAATTTTATTATGTTTCTTGTAAAAATCTGCATTTTTCGAGTAGCGTAAAAACGCACACCCTTAGAGCACAGGTAAGTGGTTTAAAGATAGCCTGTGAGCTTAGGAACAGCGGGCCAGGATTTATGTAAATAAATCTATATATTATTCTTTAATGAATAGGCTTTTGTTACTTCTTTTTGAAAAATTTACTGTAAAATAAAAAATCCCCCGAAGGGGATTTTTTATGAACTATATAAAATACTTTGCCAAATTTGCATTTTCGTCTATGAAAGGCTCTATCAGGCCGTTTTTTGCAGACATAAGGCATGTGACGCCCGGGCCGTGGCCGGGGATATAGCAGTCTCCGTGAACAACTACGCCTATGGTTACGGCTCCGGAAACATAAGTGTGCCCGTGCCTGCTGTCAGAATCCATAATGGCTACAATATCGCCGAAACGAAGGTCCTTCAAAGAATATTCTGAAACAAGAGCGGCATCATGAAGGGAAATGTCATAATCGCCCATTACGCTGTGTACTGCGCCGAGGCCTGATGACATAAGGGCGCCGGGAACGATTTTGGAAACCCCAATTTTAATTTTTCCGGAAAGCTCTTTGATATTCATCTTATGTAAAAGTTCAGGGCTTAAATTTCTTAAAACAATGTCCTTATGTTCAATTAAAGAAAGACCCTGCCCCTTGGAATGAACCTGAATTTTATCCCCTATAGAAAGATTTCTAAGGGTATCGTCATCAAAATAGATCATTACATGGTCACAGCCTCCGTGTTTTCCTGTTACAAAGCCCTTTGCACCTTTTGCATCTCCCGAAACTACGTAAGCGTCGTTTCCGATGCAGCTATAGGCAAGATAAGCATTGTTAAGCTCTCCCACAGGGTTTCTCGTGCTTGCCCCAGGCTCCAAATGGTCGGAAAGCCAGCCCGTGGCCTTATCGCCTATTTTTACATTAAGGGTTATGCCGCCGGTAGAAGGCAGATAGAAGGTAAAACCTTCCGTATCCATTTTCCCTCTGCTGTTTGCCTTAGACGGGGTAACTTCTCCCTGAACCACAAGAACAGGAAGCTTTTCTTCGTTGGTTTTCATAATAAGGCTCCTTTCATAGCTCTATAGTAAAACAAAGTAAAGCAGCTACAAAGATGATTCTTTATAATTCGCGCTGAAAACGGTGCATTTTTGAATTATTCCGAATTTATCTTTTTTGCGGCATTTATTTGTTTTGCTCTATTGGTATCGTACATTTCCTACTTATACGGTGTTGTTCCTGCTTAAGTTCAGATTTCCTATATATGGTTAGAAATTTATGTTCTAAAGTAATAAAAAGCTGGTTTTAAAATCGTAAGGCTTCAGTAAAGAAGGAGAACGCTTTTATCAGAAAAGCGTACATTTAAAATAAGCAGTAGAAAATCTGCCTGAGAAAACAGAAGGCATAAAGGCGCTATTCACTCCTTAGCCTTACAGCCTTTGCAGCCTGCCGTTTTTTCATATCTTCCATGGCGGCATAGTGGGTTTTTGTGGTGTTTACGTCGCTATGGCCTAAAACTTCTGCAACAAGGTAAATATCACCGGTTTCGTTATAGAGGTTTGTGCCGTAGGTGCTTCTAAGCTTATGGGGGGATATATTTTTTACAGGGGTAACAAGCTTGGCATATTTTTTTACAAGGTTTTGAACGGCCCTTGTTGTGATTCGTCTGTTTTGCATGGAAAGGAAAAAGGCTTCCGCATGGCCTTCCAAGGGAGAAATCTCCTTTCGTTCTTCAAAATACAAAAGAAGGGCTTCCTTAACCTCGTCGCCGAAATAGACGATGGATTCATTTCCGCCTTTTCTTGTTACTTTTACGCCGCTTATGTCAAAATCAATGTCATTTATATTGATTCCTACACATTCCGATACGCGAAGGCCGGTGCCAAGAAGCAAAGTAACGATGGCAAGGTCTCTTGCCTTGGTTTTTTCATGGAATGATTTTTGGCCTTTTGTAAGGCTTTCACCTTTTTCTATTTCGTCTAAAAGATTGGCGGCTTCGTTTACCTCAAGGCGGATGATATTTTTCTTATGGGCCTTTGGAAAATCCATCAGCTGAGAAGGGTCGGAAGGGATTTTTCCTTTTTTATAAAAATAGACAAAAAGGGTTCTGATGGAAGAAAGCTTTCTTGATTTTCCTTTTTCCTTATTTTGATAAGTGGTTATGGAATCCTTTTCATCTTTTTCGTAAAAGCTTAGATAGCCCATGTATCTTTCAATATGGTCTATATTTATTTTTTTAAAATCTTCCAAAGTAAAGCCTCTTACGGTTTTACCGGAAAAGTCCTCCTCATATTCCGTAAGATAAGTAAAAAATACGGAAAAGTCATAAGCATAGGCCCTTTTTGTGTTTGAAGAAAGGGTATCAGCCTTGCCGACGAAAAATTCCGACAGAAAAACAGGAAGGGTTTTAAGCCTTTCATTCAACAGCCGTGCATTTTTTATTTGGAGGCTCTCATGATAGCCGGCCAATTGGATCACCAACTTTCCAACCTTTGATTTCGGAGCGCTGTATGGCGCCGAATAATTTTTCTTCCAGATTATTGTATATTAAAGCATTCTCTAATATAAACTCCTTGATTTGCTGGCGTTTGGTATTTCCGTTGGCCGGGCAGGGATTTTTAACGATAGGAAGATTATTTGCTTTTATAAATCCCTTAATGTCATCCTCGGGAACATATATCAAAGGGCGTATGCATGTAAGGTCGGTCCTGTCAAGATAAGTAACAGGAGAAAAGCAGTACATGCGCCCTTCATAAAACATGGAAAGAAAAAGGGTTTCTATAACATCGTTTTTATTATGGCCGTAAGCCAGCTTATTGCAGTTAAGCTCCTTCACTTTTGCGTTAAAGGCGCCTTTTCTAAGCTTTGCACAAAGAGAGCAAGGGTTTGATTCTTTTCTTATATCAAAAAGGATTTCTCCTATATCTGTTTCAATAACGGTATGGCGCACCCCTAAGCTTTCGCAAAGCTTCGTAAGAGGAGTAAAGTCAGAACCGGGAAGGCCTAAAGACACGGTTATTGCCTCAAGCTCAAATTTCTTAGGGTAAAACCTTTTTAAATTAGCGAGGGCCATAAGCATTGTTGTGCTGTCTTTTCCGCCGGAAGCGCCGATGGCGATTCTGTCCCCGTCTTCTATCATAGTATAATCGTCTACAGTGCGTCTTACATAACTGAGAAGTCTTTGAAGTTTCATTAAACACTCACCTTTTATATAGTTTACTTCATTAAGTATATCATAATTATGGTTTCTGCTCATACATTTTCCTTCATAAAATGTATTCGTGAATCAAACTAAGCTCTGCTTAGTTTGATTCATATTATGGGTCGTGACCCAGTTGAGCACGCAAAGCGTGCGAAATAATAACCACCCGCTATGCGGGTGCGCGGTGTTTGTTATACAAAAAAATCACCTTTCCGTTATAATAAGGTTGTTCAAGCCAGATTATAACGAAAGGAAAGGTGATTTTCATGGCCAACAAGGCAAATAGTTTAGCCCACACCAAGTGGATGTGTAAGTACCACATAGTGTTCACTCCTAAGTATAGGAGAAAAATTATTTATAATCAATACAAAGAAAGTGTCAGAGATATTTTAAAACAACTTTGCAGATACAAAGGAGTAGAGATTATCGAAGGGCATCTCATGCGCGACCATGTACACATGCTGGTCAGCATACCACCGAAGCTGAGTGTTTCTCAGTTTATGGGATATTTAAAAGGGAAAAGTGCACTCATAATTTTTGACCAGCACGCAAACTTAAAGTATAAGTTCGGGAATAGACACTTTTGGGCAGAAGGTTATTACGTGAGCACAGTAGGACTGAATGAGGCAACCATAAAGAAATACATTCAGGAACAAGAAAACTATGATATAGCGATGGATAAACTGAGTGTGAAAGAGTATGAGGACCCCTTCAAGGGGTAGCCAGTATTACGGACACCCTTTTAGGGGTGGCGACGAGTCAAGGGCAATAAAGGCTTGAACGAAAGTGAAAGCCAGCGTCTTTAGGCGCTGGCCGGTAACAGCCCCTTATAGGGGCGAGCAAACCACCCGTTTGACGGGTGGTCATGATTATATCTCATTATTTGTTTTTTCACCATAGGAGAGAAGGCAATTTTACTCTAAAACGTAAAAGCATTTGCTCCTATATTAGAATTTAAAAAATAATAAACTTTCAGATTAAATTTCAGGATAAAAGACAGTTGTTTTTAAAGAAAAGCACATTAAATATTTGTAAAAGATTTGAACTAACCTTAAAAAGATGATAAAATTCAATATATAATTACTGGTTTCAGTAAAGAATGAATAGTTCAGGAGCAGTTCAATGACTGATGATTTGAAATTTACTCATCTCCACGTACATACGGAATATAGCCTTTTAGACGGCTCTGCCAAAATCGGAGGCCTCATAAAAAGGGCCAAGGAGCTTGGCATGGACAGCCTTGCCATAACCGACCACGGTGTTATGTACGGGGTAATTGATTTTTATAAAAAAGCGAAAGAAGAGGGCATAAAGCCAATTATCGGCTGTGAAGTCTATGTTGCCAATACTTCAAGGTTCGATAAAGCGCCGTCAAGAGATAATTTTTATTATCATCTTGTTCTTCTTGCGGAAAACGATGAAGGCTACCATAATTTAATTAAGCTTGTAAGCTATGGCTTTCTTGACGGCTTTTACTATAAGCCGAGAGTAGACATTGAGCTTTTAAAAAAATATCATAAGGGCATCATTGCCCTTAGTGCCTGTCTGTCGGGGCCTGTGCCCTATCATATTCTCAATTCCTCTTATGAGAAAGCAAGAGACGTTGCTCTTTTATATAAGGAAATTTTCGGTGAAGGAAATTTCTTTCTTGAAATGCAGGACCATGGGATTTCTGAACAAAAACATGTAAATAAGCAGATTGTGGCCATAAGCAAAGAAACGGGCATTCCGCTTGTGGCTACAAACGACTCTCATTATATATATAAAGAAGACGCGGAATCCCATGATATTCTCCTTTGTGTTCAGACCCTTAAAACTGTAGACGATGAAGACAGAATGCGTTATGAAGGCAGCGAATTTTATTTAAAAAGCCCTGAGGAAATGTATGCTCTTTTTCCTGAACATAAAGAAGCCCTCAGAAATACTTATGAAATAAGTAAACGCTGTAATGTGGAGTTCGAGTTCCATAATTACAAGCTTCCGAAATTTGAGCTTCCGGAAGGAGAAGACGACGCTTTTGCATTCCTTCAGAAGCTATGCAGACAGGGTCTTTGCGAGCGCTACGGAGAAAACCCCGACGAAGCCCTTTGGGACAGGCTTAATTATGAGCTTGGTGTAATCAATTCCATGGGCTTTAATGATTATTTTCTTATAACATGGGATTTTATCCGGTTTGCCAGAGAAAAAAATATCATTGTCGGTCCGGGAAGAGGCTCGGGAGCAGGGAGTATTGTCGCCTACAGCCTTAAAATAACCAATATAGACCCGATTAAATATAATCTGATATTTGAAAGGTTTTTGAACCCTGAAAGAGTTTCCATGCCGGATTTCGATATTGATTTCTGCTATGAAAGAAGGCAGGAAGTCATCGATTACGTTATAGAAAAATACGGGGCAGACCACGTGGCCCAAATTATTACCTTCGGAACCATGGCCGCAAGAAACGCCATAAGAGACGTGGGCAGAGCCCTTGCCTACGGATACGGCGAGGTCGACAGAATCGCCAAAATGATCCCCTTTGCCGTAGGAATGACCATAGAAAAGGCCCTTGAAATGAATCCCGAGCTTAAAAAGGCCTATCTTGAAGAAGATGATACAAAATATCTTATTGATATGTCTATGAAGCTTGAAGGCCTGCCAAGGCATGCTTCCACCCATGCGGCGGGGGTTGTTATCAGTAATTTACCCGTGATGGAATACGTGCCTTTAAATTTAAACGACGGCGTCGTCACCACTCAGTTTCCCATGACCACCTTGGAGGAGCTGGGGCTTCTTAAGATGGATTTTCTGGGGCTCAGGACATTGACCATTATGCAGCATGCGGTATTTCAGATTAAAAAAAGCTTCGGCATCGATATTGATATTGATAGTCTGGATTTTGCCGATCCCAAGGTCTATAATATGATTTCCCAGGGGAAAACAGAAGGGGTTTTCCAGCTTGAAAGTTCCGGCATGAAAAGCTTTATGAAGGAACTGAAACCGCAGTGCTTTGACGATATTATTGCGGGGATTTCTCTTTACAGGCCCGGCCCTATGGACTTTATCCCTAAATATATCGCAGGGAAAAATTCAGGAAAAGAAGTAAAATATCTTACGCCGAAGCTTAAGCCAATTTTAGAGACGACCTATGGCTGTATCGTTTATCAGGAACAGGTTATGCAGATTGTTCGGGACCTTGGAGGCTATTCCCTCGGCAGAAGCGACCTTGTAAGAAGGGCCATGAGTAAGAAAAAGGCCGACGTTATGGAAGAAGAAAGAAAGAACTTCATCTACGGTCTTGGAGACGATGTGCCCGGCTGTATTAAAAACGGCATACCCAAAGAAACTGCCGAGGCCATATTTGAAGAAATGACGGATTTCGCCAAATATGCCTTTAGCAAAAGCCATGCGGCGGCCTACGCCGTCATCGGTTATCAGACGGCTTGGCTTAAATACTATTATCCTGTTCAGTTTATGGCGGCTTTAATGAGTTCCGTAATGGATTCTTCTTCAAAAATTGCCGAATATATAGACGAATGCAAGAAAATAAATATAAAGCTTCTTCCGCCGGATATCAACAAAGGCTACGGTACATTCAGCGTAGAAGGCAGTTCTATCCGGTTCGGCCTTGCGGCAATTAAAAACGTCGGAAGAAATGTGATTTCAAGCATCGTAAAAGATAGGGAAGAAAAGGGAGAATATACAAGCCTTACGGAGTTTATTAACCGTATGAGCCAAGGAGATATTAATAAAAGATGCCTTGAAAGCCTGATAAAGGCAGGAGCATTTGATTCCTTTGGCGGCAGGCGCTCCCAATACCTTGAAGTTTACCAGCAGATATTAAACGGCATAGGCCAGAACAAAAAGAAGAATATAGAAGGGCAAATCAGTCTTTTTGAGCTTAGTTCCGACGATATGGAAGAAGTTTATAAGGATAATCTTCCTGATTTACCGGAATTCAGAGAGGCCGATATGCTGGATATGGAAAAGGAAGTTCTGGGCATATACGTAAGCGGCCACCCTCTTTCGGGATATACGGAGATTCTGGACCAATACGTGAATTCCTACAGCAGGGATTTTATAAATAACGAAGAAGAGGAAGAGGGGAAAATAACTGCCGGCGTATATGACGGCAAGGAACTGATTGTGGGCGGCATCATAGCGGATAAATCTGTTATTTACACTAAAAACAATAAGCCCATGGCCTTTTTAACCCTTGAAGATATTTACGGAACCGTTGAAATCATTGTTTTTACAAATATCTATGAAAAGCTTTTAAGCAGGCTTTCAGAAGATAAGGTTATCGTCGTGTGGGGAAGAGCAACCGTAAGAGAAGGAGAAAACGCCAAGGTCATTGCCAACGAAATAAGATTTGTTGAAGATTTAGGAAGACCTGCCATAGAATATAAAAGTCTTTGGCTTAAAATCCCAAGGGAAAGCAGCCTTGCAGATTCACAGATAATCAATGTATTAAAAATGCATAAAGGCAGCATTCCTGTTTATATATTTAAAGAGAAAGACAGACAAAAAATGCGGCTGAATTCCTCCTTTTGGGTAAATCCTGAAAAAGGGCTTATAAAAGATTTGGAAGGAATTTTGCCATCTGACTGCATCGTTTTAAAGGAGGAAGCTTAATGGGAGATGTAAAGAGAATCGGTGTTCTTACAAGCGGCGGAGACGCGCCGGGAATGAATGCTGCCATCAGAGGCGTAGTCCGTACGGCTCTTAACAGAGGCCTTTCTGTTGTAGGCATAAAGAGAGGGTATGAAGGCCTTCTTGCCTGTGATATTTCAGAGCTTAACGGAAAATCTGTATCGGATATTATACATAGGGGAGGGACCAGCCTTTTAACCGCCAGATGCCCTGAAATGCTTGAAAAAAAATATCAGGAAAAAGCTGCGGACATATGCCGTATCATGAAAATAGACGCCCTTATAACCATAGGCGGGGACGGCACCTTTAGAGGGGCGGCGGCCCTTTCAGAGCTTGGCGTAAATGTGATGGGTATCCCCGCCACAATAGATTTGGACTTGGCTTATACAGATTATACAATTGGTTTCGATACGGCAGTCAATACGGCTATGGAAGCAATCAATAAAATAAGAGACACCTCAAGCTCCCATGAAAGATGCTCCGTGGTTGAGGTTATGGGAAGAAGATGCGGCAATATTGCCTTATGGTGTTCTATAACCGGCGGAGCGGAAGCCGTGATTATACCGGAGCACCCTGTTTCAACAGAAGACGTTATAAAAGAAATTATCCAAAACAGGGCTAAAGGAAAAAGTCATAATCTCATTGTAGTAGCCGAAGGCAGAGGAGGAAGTGAAGCCCTTGCAAAGGAAATAGAAAAGGTTACGGGCATAGTGACCAGAGCTACAATCCTCGGCTATCTTCAAAGAGGGGGAAGCCCATCGGCCCGTGATAGAATGGAAGGCTCATTAATGGGCTATAATTGTGTAGAAGCCATTATGAATGGGGAAAGAAACAGAGCAATGGGCGTAATAAACGGTGCCCGTATCAGCATGGATATAAAAGAAGCATTAAGCTGCACAAAAGAATATAACGATACATTATACAATGTCATAAAAGTACTGTCTGTTTAGGAGAGATCATATGAAACGAACGAAGATTTTGGCAACATTAGGCCCGTCAACAGCAAGTTATGAAATCATAAAAGAGCTTATTAAAGAAGGAATCAACGGGGCCAGGCTTAATTTCTCCCACGGGGATTATGAAAGCCACGGCAAAATGATCGATATGCTTAAGGCGGCAAGGGAAGAGCTTGACGAGCCGGTTGCTCTTGTTTTAGACACAAAGGGACCGGAAATAAGGCTTAAGTCATTTAAAGAAGGAACGGCCTTTCTTGAAAAGGGTTCAGAATTTGTATTAACCACCGACGATATAGAAGGGGACGAAAAAAGAGCCTCTGTAACTTATAAAGACCTTCCAAAGGATATGGGGCCGGGAGGAAAAATACTCCTTGATGACGGCCTGATAGAGCTTAAGGTAAAGGAAGTAAAGGGCAATAACATTATATGTACCGTTGTAAACGGGGGCCTTATTAAAAATAATAAAGGCATCAATATCCCGGATGTTCACACAAGCCTTCCTTCT
This is a stretch of genomic DNA from Anaeropeptidivorans aminofermentans. It encodes these proteins:
- a CDS encoding tRNA 2-thiocytidine biosynthesis TtcA family protein yields the protein MKLQRLLSYVRRTVDDYTMIEDGDRIAIGASGGKDSTTMLMALANLKRFYPKKFELEAITVSLGLPGSDFTPLTKLCESLGVRHTVIETDIGEILFDIRKESNPCSLCAKLRKGAFNAKVKELNCNKLAYGHNKNDVIETLFLSMFYEGRMYCFSPVTYLDRTDLTCIRPLIYVPEDDIKGFIKANNLPIVKNPCPANGNTKRQQIKEFILENALIYNNLEEKLFGAIQRSEIKGWKVGDPIGRLS
- the trxA gene encoding thioredoxin — encoded protein: MSNASTVNIANFQTEIMSSDKTVLIDFWAPWCGPCKEFAPTIEEIEKEKTDIKVVKIDVSENPELAKAFKVFSIPTLMVVKDGKIASRSVGVKDKADVLSML
- a CDS encoding ATP-dependent 6-phosphofructokinase codes for the protein MGDVKRIGVLTSGGDAPGMNAAIRGVVRTALNRGLSVVGIKRGYEGLLACDISELNGKSVSDIIHRGGTSLLTARCPEMLEKKYQEKAADICRIMKIDALITIGGDGTFRGAAALSELGVNVMGIPATIDLDLAYTDYTIGFDTAVNTAMEAINKIRDTSSSHERCSVVEVMGRRCGNIALWCSITGGAEAVIIPEHPVSTEDVIKEIIQNRAKGKSHNLIVVAEGRGGSEALAKEIEKVTGIVTRATILGYLQRGGSPSARDRMEGSLMGYNCVEAIMNGERNRAMGVINGARISMDIKEALSCTKEYNDTLYNVIKVLSV
- a CDS encoding DNA polymerase III subunit alpha encodes the protein MTDDLKFTHLHVHTEYSLLDGSAKIGGLIKRAKELGMDSLAITDHGVMYGVIDFYKKAKEEGIKPIIGCEVYVANTSRFDKAPSRDNFYYHLVLLAENDEGYHNLIKLVSYGFLDGFYYKPRVDIELLKKYHKGIIALSACLSGPVPYHILNSSYEKARDVALLYKEIFGEGNFFLEMQDHGISEQKHVNKQIVAISKETGIPLVATNDSHYIYKEDAESHDILLCVQTLKTVDDEDRMRYEGSEFYLKSPEEMYALFPEHKEALRNTYEISKRCNVEFEFHNYKLPKFELPEGEDDAFAFLQKLCRQGLCERYGENPDEALWDRLNYELGVINSMGFNDYFLITWDFIRFAREKNIIVGPGRGSGAGSIVAYSLKITNIDPIKYNLIFERFLNPERVSMPDFDIDFCYERRQEVIDYVIEKYGADHVAQIITFGTMAARNAIRDVGRALAYGYGEVDRIAKMIPFAVGMTIEKALEMNPELKKAYLEEDDTKYLIDMSMKLEGLPRHASTHAAGVVISNLPVMEYVPLNLNDGVVTTQFPMTTLEELGLLKMDFLGLRTLTIMQHAVFQIKKSFGIDIDIDSLDFADPKVYNMISQGKTEGVFQLESSGMKSFMKELKPQCFDDIIAGISLYRPGPMDFIPKYIAGKNSGKEVKYLTPKLKPILETTYGCIVYQEQVMQIVRDLGGYSLGRSDLVRRAMSKKKADVMEEERKNFIYGLGDDVPGCIKNGIPKETAEAIFEEMTDFAKYAFSKSHAAAYAVIGYQTAWLKYYYPVQFMAALMSSVMDSSSKIAEYIDECKKINIKLLPPDINKGYGTFSVEGSSIRFGLAAIKNVGRNVISSIVKDREEKGEYTSLTEFINRMSQGDINKRCLESLIKAGAFDSFGGRRSQYLEVYQQILNGIGQNKKKNIEGQISLFELSSDDMEEVYKDNLPDLPEFREADMLDMEKEVLGIYVSGHPLSGYTEILDQYVNSYSRDFINNEEEEEGKITAGVYDGKELIVGGIIADKSVIYTKNNKPMAFLTLEDIYGTVEIIVFTNIYEKLLSRLSEDKVIVVWGRATVREGENAKVIANEIRFVEDLGRPAIEYKSLWLKIPRESSLADSQIINVLKMHKGSIPVYIFKEKDRQKMRLNSSFWVNPEKGLIKDLEGILPSDCIVLKEEA
- the tnpA gene encoding IS200/IS605 family transposase, with protein sequence MANKANSLAHTKWMCKYHIVFTPKYRRKIIYNQYKESVRDILKQLCRYKGVEIIEGHLMRDHVHMLVSIPPKLSVSQFMGYLKGKSALIIFDQHANLKYKFGNRHFWAEGYYVSTVGLNEATIKKYIQEQENYDIAMDKLSVKEYEDPFKG
- a CDS encoding DUF4438 domain-containing protein; protein product: MKTNEEKLPVLVVQGEVTPSKANSRGKMDTEGFTFYLPSTGGITLNVKIGDKATGWLSDHLEPGASTRNPVGELNNAYLAYSCIGNDAYVVSGDAKGAKGFVTGKHGGCDHVMIYFDDDTLRNLSIGDKIQVHSKGQGLSLIEHKDIVLRNLSPELLHKMNIKELSGKIKIGVSKIVPGALMSSGLGAVHSVMGDYDISLHDAALVSEYSLKDLRFGDIVAIMDSDSRHGHTYVSGAVTIGVVVHGDCYIPGHGPGVTCLMSAKNGLIEPFIDENANLAKYFI
- a CDS encoding tyrosine-type recombinase/integrase, which produces MQLAGYHESLQIKNARLLNERLKTLPVFLSEFFVGKADTLSSNTKRAYAYDFSVFFTYLTEYEEDFSGKTVRGFTLEDFKKINIDHIERYMGYLSFYEKDEKDSITTYQNKEKGKSRKLSSIRTLFVYFYKKGKIPSDPSQLMDFPKAHKKNIIRLEVNEAANLLDEIEKGESLTKGQKSFHEKTKARDLAIVTLLLGTGLRVSECVGININDIDFDISGVKVTRKGGNESIVYFGDEVKEALLLYFEERKEISPLEGHAEAFFLSMQNRRITTRAVQNLVKKYAKLVTPVKNISPHKLRSTYGTNLYNETGDIYLVAEVLGHSDVNTTKTHYAAMEDMKKRQAAKAVRLRSE